A window of Synechococcus sp. MEDNS5 contains these coding sequences:
- a CDS encoding aldehyde oxygenase (deformylating): MPTPVTSEVAVLDEQAGSTQALPDFSSEAYKDAYSRINAIVIEGEQEAHDNYISLGTLIPDQADELARLARMEMKHMKGFTSCGRNLGVEADMPFAKDFFAPLHGNFQAALNEGKVVTCLLIQALLIEAFAISAYHIYIPVADPFARKITEGVVKDEYTHLNYGQEWLKANFEASREELMEANKVNLPLIRSMLEQVAADAAVLKMEKEDLIEDFLIAYQEALEQIGFTSRDIARMAAAALAV; encoded by the coding sequence ATGCCGACCCCTGTCACCTCCGAGGTCGCCGTTCTCGACGAGCAGGCTGGATCCACCCAGGCTCTCCCCGACTTCTCCAGCGAGGCCTACAAGGATGCGTATAGCCGTATCAACGCGATCGTGATCGAAGGCGAGCAGGAGGCTCATGACAACTACATTTCCCTCGGCACGCTGATCCCCGATCAGGCCGATGAACTGGCTCGACTGGCCAGGATGGAGATGAAGCACATGAAGGGCTTCACGTCTTGCGGTCGCAACCTTGGTGTGGAGGCGGATATGCCCTTCGCTAAGGACTTCTTCGCGCCCCTTCATGGCAATTTTCAGGCTGCTTTGAACGAGGGGAAGGTGGTGACCTGTCTTCTGATTCAGGCGTTGTTGATTGAAGCCTTTGCTATCTCCGCTTATCACATCTATATCCCTGTAGCCGACCCATTTGCCCGCAAGATCACCGAGGGTGTGGTGAAGGATGAATACACCCATCTCAACTACGGACAGGAGTGGCTCAAAGCCAACTTCGAAGCAAGCCGCGAAGAATTGATGGAAGCCAACAAGGTGAACCTGCCACTGATTCGCTCAATGCTCGAGCAAGTGGCAGCCGATGCCGCAGTTCTCAAGATGGAAAAGGAAGATCTCATCGAAGATTTCCTGATCGCTTACCAAGAGGCACTGGAACAGATTGGTTTCACTTCCAGGGACATTGCCCGGATGGCTGCTGCGGCTCTCGCGGTCTGA
- a CDS encoding long-chain acyl-[acyl-carrier-protein] reductase, translating into MFGLIGHSTSFEAARRKASELGFDHIAEGDLDVWCSAPPQLVEHVEVTSATGRTIQGAYIDSCFVPEMLSRFKTARRKVLNAMELAQKKGIDITALGGFTSIIFENFNLLQHQHVRSTTLAWERFTTGNTHTAWVICRQVENNAPSLGIDLKKASVAVVGATGDIGSAVCRWLSSRTGVAELLLVARQQQPLEDLREELGGGRILSLEDALPEADVVVWVASMPRTLEIDTSRLKTPCLMIDGGYPKNLDARVAAKGIHVLKGGIVEFFTDIGWSMMEIAEMEKPQRQMFACFAEAMLLEFESHHTNFSWGRNNITLEKMDFIGGASVRHGFTTLNLQGLPQAAAA; encoded by the coding sequence ATGTTTGGTCTGATCGGACATTCCACAAGTTTTGAAGCCGCCAGGCGAAAGGCTTCCGAACTTGGGTTCGATCACATTGCTGAGGGTGACCTCGATGTGTGGTGCAGCGCCCCGCCTCAGCTTGTGGAGCACGTCGAAGTCACCAGCGCCACAGGTCGGACGATTCAGGGTGCCTACATCGATTCCTGCTTCGTGCCGGAAATGTTGAGCCGTTTCAAAACGGCACGCCGCAAGGTGCTCAATGCCATGGAGCTCGCTCAGAAAAAGGGGATCGACATCACAGCGCTTGGCGGATTCACGTCGATCATCTTCGAGAACTTCAACCTGTTGCAGCACCAGCACGTGCGCAGCACAACCCTGGCTTGGGAGCGCTTTACCACCGGCAATACCCATACGGCCTGGGTGATCTGCCGCCAGGTTGAAAACAATGCTCCTTCTCTGGGCATCGATCTCAAAAAGGCCTCTGTGGCTGTTGTGGGAGCAACCGGGGATATCGGCAGTGCCGTGTGCCGTTGGCTCTCCTCCCGGACCGGGGTGGCTGAACTGTTGCTCGTGGCCCGGCAACAGCAACCGCTTGAAGATCTCCGCGAAGAGCTGGGCGGAGGCCGGATTCTCAGTCTCGAAGACGCGCTACCGGAAGCTGATGTCGTGGTTTGGGTCGCCAGCATGCCTCGCACCCTCGAGATCGACACGTCAAGGCTGAAAACTCCTTGTTTGATGATCGATGGCGGCTACCCCAAAAACCTTGATGCCCGTGTGGCTGCCAAAGGGATTCACGTTCTGAAGGGTGGGATTGTTGAATTTTTCACTGACATCGGATGGTCGATGATGGAAATCGCCGAGATGGAAAAACCTCAGCGTCAAATGTTTGCCTGCTTCGCCGAAGCGATGCTGCTCGAGTTTGAGTCGCATCACACCAACTTCAGCTGGGGACGGAACAACATCACGTTGGAGAAAATGGATTTCATTGGTGGGGCCTCCGTCCGCCACGGGTTCACCACCCTCAATCTGCAGGGCCTTCCTCAGGCTGCAGCTGCCTGA